A window of bacterium contains these coding sequences:
- a CDS encoding sigma-70 family RNA polymerase sigma factor — MMKPPEPGEETGNTSVKETEGESEPISVRAASQLEPTSDRLLMQRFQAGEEAVFDTLVERYQAPLYTFVVRMLGDANGGKDILQETFLRVWEHRDQYREVAQFSTWLYTIAANLVRSELRKRKLRRWLPLGHQSDDVPEIDPPDDGFLPDEYANSSGLRTEINLALKALPREFREAVVLRDINDLSYEEIATVLKIPVGTVKSRVNRGRARLQEQLRDYV, encoded by the coding sequence ATGATGAAACCACCTGAACCCGGGGAAGAGACCGGAAACACTTCCGTGAAAGAAACTGAAGGAGAATCCGAACCGATAAGTGTTCGTGCGGCGTCGCAACTGGAACCAACGTCCGACCGCTTGTTAATGCAGCGTTTTCAAGCCGGCGAAGAAGCCGTTTTCGATACGTTGGTCGAACGCTATCAAGCGCCACTCTACACATTTGTTGTCCGCATGCTTGGCGATGCCAACGGCGGCAAGGATATCCTGCAGGAAACATTTCTCAGAGTTTGGGAGCATCGCGATCAATACCGGGAAGTTGCCCAGTTTTCCACGTGGTTGTACACAATTGCGGCAAATTTAGTGCGGTCGGAGTTGAGAAAACGGAAGTTACGGCGATGGTTACCACTCGGCCACCAAAGCGATGATGTTCCTGAAATCGATCCGCCCGACGATGGCTTTTTGCCGGACGAGTACGCCAACAGCAGTGGTCTACGCACTGAGATTAATCTCGCATTGAAAGCATTGCCGCGGGAGTTCCGGGAAGCTGTTGTCTTACGTGACATCAACGATTTATCGTACGAAGAAATTGCGACCGTGTTGAAAATTCCGGTCGGTACGGTGAAATCACGGGTGAACCGAGGCCGGGCGCGTTTGCAGGAACAACTGCGGGATTACGTGTAA